In a genomic window of Chthonomonadales bacterium:
- a CDS encoding molybdopterin oxidoreductase family protein, which translates to MARPPAPVERLIEQFGPHPQHAPPGGWHTGSEPDRLVPTHCCFCGQQCGIVLKVKDNRVVGFEPREDFPFNRGKLCPKGVKRYMQNEHPDRLLRPLARTGAGFAPISWDEALDRTARAIRRIQGEHGRDAFAMLSGVSLTNEKSYLIGKFARLALQTANLDYNGRLCMVSAGAGNKKAFGIDRAANPWDDIVLADVILVAGANVAECAPITTDYIWRARDRGAKLIMVDPRVTPLARTADLHIPVRPGGDVALMNGILHVVIARGWVDRGFVGAHTSGFAEVEDAVREYTPERAGELAGVDPALIVRAAEMWGPAHTSFLLHARGIEHHTKGVDNVLSCINLVLATGRIGRPGCGYGTITGQGNGQGGREHGHKCDQLPGNRDIENPEHRRYIAGVWGVAEEEIPGKGHSAEEIIELAHAGEIRGLLSICFNPLVSLPDSSFTREALNRLEHYTVIDFFMSETARHADIVLPGSLHEEDDGTSTSVEGRVIRIRQAVDPPGEARKDWRILLDLAQRLGRGQYFRYESPAEMFDELRLASRGGTADYFGITYEKVERQQGVFWPCPSLEHPGTPRLFEGGRFPTPDGRARFNAVRYRPPAEPTDAEYPIVLTTGRVVSQYLSGSQTRRIGGLLDQYPEPLVEMHPALAGRLGVGAGDTVTVESRRGEVTLKASVVTTIREDTVFIPYHWAERQSANLLTIRALDPVSKIPEFKVCAVRVRRADGGGAA; encoded by the coding sequence ATGGCAAGACCACCGGCGCCGGTCGAGCGACTGATCGAGCAGTTCGGACCGCACCCACAGCACGCCCCGCCGGGGGGCTGGCATACCGGCAGCGAGCCAGATCGCCTCGTGCCCACGCACTGCTGCTTCTGCGGGCAGCAGTGCGGCATCGTCCTGAAGGTGAAGGACAACCGGGTCGTCGGGTTCGAGCCCCGCGAGGACTTCCCGTTCAACCGCGGCAAGCTCTGCCCCAAGGGCGTGAAGCGCTACATGCAGAACGAGCACCCGGACCGGCTGCTGCGGCCGCTCGCGCGCACCGGCGCCGGCTTCGCGCCGATCTCCTGGGACGAAGCGCTGGACCGGACGGCGCGGGCGATCCGGCGTATTCAGGGCGAGCACGGCCGTGACGCCTTCGCGATGCTCTCCGGGGTATCGCTCACGAACGAGAAGTCCTACCTGATCGGGAAGTTCGCGCGCCTCGCCCTCCAGACGGCGAACCTGGACTACAACGGGCGCCTCTGCATGGTCTCCGCTGGCGCCGGCAACAAGAAGGCGTTCGGCATCGACCGGGCCGCCAACCCGTGGGACGACATCGTGCTGGCCGACGTGATCCTGGTGGCCGGCGCCAACGTGGCGGAGTGCGCCCCGATCACGACGGACTACATCTGGCGGGCGCGCGACCGCGGGGCGAAGCTCATCATGGTCGACCCGCGCGTCACGCCGCTGGCCCGCACGGCGGACCTGCATATCCCCGTTCGGCCCGGCGGCGACGTGGCGCTGATGAACGGGATCCTGCACGTGGTGATCGCGCGCGGCTGGGTTGACCGCGGATTCGTGGGCGCGCATACGTCGGGATTCGCCGAAGTGGAGGACGCCGTTCGTGAGTATACGCCGGAGCGCGCGGGCGAGCTCGCCGGAGTCGATCCGGCGCTGATCGTTCGGGCCGCCGAGATGTGGGGCCCGGCGCACACGAGCTTCCTATTGCACGCCCGGGGTATTGAGCACCATACAAAGGGCGTCGACAACGTGCTCTCCTGCATCAACCTGGTTCTGGCCACGGGGCGCATTGGCCGGCCAGGCTGCGGATACGGCACGATCACCGGGCAGGGCAATGGGCAGGGCGGGCGCGAGCACGGCCACAAGTGCGACCAGCTTCCGGGCAACCGCGACATCGAGAACCCGGAGCATCGGCGTTACATCGCCGGGGTCTGGGGGGTCGCCGAAGAGGAGATACCCGGCAAGGGCCACTCGGCGGAGGAGATCATCGAGCTCGCGCACGCGGGAGAGATTCGGGGGCTGCTCTCGATCTGCTTCAACCCGCTGGTGTCGCTCCCGGACTCCTCGTTCACCCGGGAGGCGCTCAACCGTCTGGAGCACTACACGGTCATCGACTTCTTCATGAGCGAGACCGCGCGCCACGCCGACATCGTGCTTCCGGGCTCGCTCCACGAGGAGGATGACGGGACGTCGACCAGCGTCGAGGGGCGCGTCATCCGCATCCGGCAGGCCGTCGATCCCCCTGGCGAGGCGCGCAAGGACTGGCGCATCCTGCTCGACCTTGCCCAGCGGCTCGGGCGCGGGCAGTACTTCCGCTATGAGTCGCCCGCGGAGATGTTTGACGAGTTGCGCCTCGCCTCGCGCGGCGGAACGGCCGACTACTTCGGCATCACGTACGAGAAGGTCGAGCGCCAGCAAGGTGTCTTCTGGCCCTGCCCGTCCCTGGAGCACCCGGGCACTCCCCGGCTCTTCGAGGGCGGCCGGTTCCCGACGCCCGACGGCCGCGCGCGCTTCAACGCGGTGCGCTATCGCCCGCCGGCGGAGCCGACGGACGCCGAGTATCCGATCGTACTAACCACCGGCCGCGTGGTGAGCCAGTACCTGAGCGGGAGCCAGACCCGGCGTATTGGGGGCCTGCTGGATCAGTATCCCGAGCCGCTCGTCGAGATGCACCCGGCGCTCGCCGGGCGCCTCGGCGTGGGGGCGGGTGATACGGTGACGGTGGAGAGCCGGCGCGGCGAGGTGACGCTGAAGGCGAGTGTGGTGACGACGATCCGCGAGGACACGGTCTTCATCCCGTACCACTGGGCGGAGCGCCAGTCCGCGAACCTTCTGACGATCCGCGCACTGGACCCGGTGTCGAAGATCCCGGAGTTCAAGGTGTGCGCGGTACGCGTTCGGCGCGCCGATGGCGGCGGGGCCGCGTAG
- a CDS encoding response regulator — translation MQESLQGELEVLASVAESAGRTLMPRRLLRESCRRISERLGFGTYAVYLADPADGLAPLVLAGGRRAAWVRRRERTCIRGAGTAGRAWATGTVALDCAPVAGADRHQATRLAFPLRAGRADVGVVTLIAETPRPVAAAERCLLEIVGAMLGLGIENATRYERMRVRARQERIENALARQLARSLDRDRIALVTVGAALRALRASRCYFASVSGGDLTVVTEARRGDWPAVAGAYRPAEVSPHVLHRVLAGQVVAIGDVATDPRTAGVYQRIYAPSAVRSTLVAPLLAAGRLGALIGVHQCNRRRHWTADDIALVEAIARQAALALAGADILERTRASEREYMALYDEAPDMYHLLDAAGTIVSCNATEARELGFAKAELVGTHWTAYVVPGRARDRLAEGMALLARGQAESCTVEADLCRRDGSVLSASVRAVPAYADGEYRGARVLARDVTGEKALQQQLVQAQKMDSLGTLAGGIAHDFNNHLTGVIGYAALIRRKTPDDSPIHRHAVTIEEAGRRAADLARQLLTFARNSPIEAQSVSVNDVVQEAASLLSRSIGKHIALETDLAPDLRRVQADPTQIEQVLVNLCLNARDAMPQGGRLTVMTRNLENWSPPGGGDPRAGILVAVADTGEGIGEAVLPRVFEPFFTTKRPGEGTGLGLAMVYGIVTRHGGTVHVTTEPGSGATFTVVLPVDEAPPTEAPTAEAATQTPSRSRILVVDDEPVVRGLMHDLLASHGLEVYLAPGGRDALEVFRANPGRFDLVLLDLMMPELGGRETFWQLRAIDPGVRVILMSGFAETETVTHLLQAGACRFLPKPCTTVELLTAIHEVLNAPSPGRSPRAGGWF, via the coding sequence GTGCAGGAGTCCTTGCAGGGGGAGCTTGAGGTACTGGCCTCCGTGGCCGAGTCGGCGGGCCGCACGCTGATGCCGCGTCGGCTGCTGCGCGAGTCGTGCAGGCGCATCTCCGAGCGCCTGGGCTTCGGTACGTATGCCGTGTACCTGGCCGACCCCGCCGACGGCCTGGCCCCCCTGGTCCTCGCCGGCGGCCGGCGCGCCGCCTGGGTCCGGCGCCGGGAGCGCACGTGCATTCGCGGCGCGGGCACCGCCGGGCGTGCCTGGGCCACGGGCACCGTGGCGCTTGACTGCGCGCCCGTAGCCGGAGCCGATCGCCACCAGGCCACGCGACTCGCCTTCCCCCTCCGCGCCGGACGCGCCGATGTCGGCGTCGTGACGCTGATCGCCGAGACTCCCCGGCCCGTCGCCGCCGCCGAACGATGCCTGCTCGAGATCGTCGGCGCCATGCTTGGTCTGGGCATAGAGAACGCGACGCGCTACGAGCGCATGCGGGTGCGCGCGCGCCAGGAGCGCATCGAAAACGCCCTCGCGCGCCAACTCGCGCGCTCGCTCGACCGTGACCGCATCGCCCTGGTCACGGTCGGCGCGGCGCTCCGAGCGCTGCGTGCCAGCCGCTGCTACTTCGCCAGCGTCAGCGGTGGCGACCTGACCGTCGTCACCGAGGCGAGGCGCGGAGACTGGCCAGCCGTCGCGGGCGCCTACCGTCCCGCCGAGGTCTCGCCGCACGTGCTGCACCGCGTCCTGGCCGGCCAGGTGGTGGCCATCGGCGATGTGGCGACCGACCCGCGCACAGCCGGCGTCTACCAGCGCATCTACGCGCCCTCGGCCGTCCGCTCCACGCTGGTCGCGCCGCTCCTTGCGGCGGGCCGACTGGGTGCGCTGATCGGCGTGCACCAGTGCAACCGACGCCGTCACTGGACGGCTGACGACATCGCGCTGGTGGAGGCCATCGCCCGGCAGGCCGCGCTCGCGCTGGCCGGCGCCGACATCCTGGAGCGCACCCGGGCCTCCGAACGCGAGTACATGGCGCTCTACGACGAGGCCCCGGACATGTACCACCTGCTCGACGCGGCGGGGACCATCGTCTCGTGCAACGCCACGGAGGCGCGGGAGCTGGGCTTCGCGAAGGCCGAGCTCGTTGGCACACACTGGACGGCCTATGTGGTGCCGGGTCGCGCGCGCGACCGCCTGGCGGAGGGGATGGCACTCCTCGCGCGCGGCCAGGCGGAGTCGTGCACGGTGGAGGCGGACCTGTGCCGCCGCGACGGCAGCGTGCTGAGCGCCTCGGTGCGCGCCGTGCCGGCCTACGCCGATGGCGAGTACCGCGGGGCCCGCGTGCTGGCCCGCGACGTGACCGGCGAGAAGGCGCTTCAGCAGCAACTCGTTCAGGCGCAGAAGATGGACAGCCTGGGCACGCTCGCGGGTGGGATCGCACACGACTTCAACAACCACCTCACCGGCGTGATCGGCTACGCAGCCCTCATACGGCGCAAGACGCCGGACGACAGCCCCATCCACCGCCACGCGGTCACCATCGAGGAGGCCGGGAGGCGCGCCGCCGACCTCGCGAGGCAACTGCTCACCTTCGCGCGCAACAGCCCCATCGAGGCGCAGAGTGTCAGCGTGAACGATGTGGTTCAGGAGGCCGCCTCGCTGCTGAGCCGCAGCATCGGCAAGCACATCGCGCTCGAGACTGACCTCGCGCCGGACCTGCGCCGCGTGCAGGCGGACCCCACCCAGATCGAGCAGGTGCTCGTCAACCTGTGCCTGAACGCGCGCGACGCGATGCCACAGGGCGGCCGACTCACGGTGATGACTCGCAACCTGGAGAACTGGTCTCCGCCCGGAGGAGGCGATCCGCGGGCCGGGATCCTCGTGGCGGTGGCCGACACCGGAGAGGGCATCGGGGAAGCCGTGCTGCCCCGCGTGTTCGAGCCGTTCTTCACCACGAAACGCCCCGGCGAGGGGACCGGACTGGGTCTCGCCATGGTCTACGGCATCGTCACGCGGCACGGAGGCACCGTCCACGTGACGACCGAGCCCGGGTCCGGCGCGACCTTCACCGTGGTGCTGCCCGTCGATGAGGCCCCCCCGACGGAGGCGCCCACCGCGGAGGCCGCGACGCAAACGCCGTCGCGCTCGCGGATCCTGGTCGTCGACGACGAGCCGGTGGTGCGCGGGCTGATGCACGACCTGCTGGCCTCGCACGGCCTTGAGGTCTATCTGGCGCCCGGCGGCCGCGACGCCCTGGAGGTCTTCCGCGCGAACCCTGGGCGGTTCGACCTCGTGCTACTCGACCTGATGATGCCCGAGCTCGGCGGCCGTGAGACCTTCTGGCAACTTCGCGCGATCGACCCTGGCGTCCGCGTGATCCTCATGTCGGGTTTCGCGGAGACCGAGACCGTAACGCACCTTCTGCAGGCCGGAGCCTGCCGCTTCCTCCCCAAGCCGTGCACCACCGTCGAGTTGCTCACCGCGATCCACGAGGTTCTCAATGCGCCGTCGCCCGGCCGATCGCCGCGCGCAGGCGGGTGGTTCTGA
- a CDS encoding sigma-70 family RNA polymerase sigma factor, producing the protein MQLAAIAPYTDHAMRARFEQLMRDHYRKAYTYAYRMTGSREDAEDLTQEAFVRAYRAIDRYDETRPFDRWLFRIISNLFVDMLRARPRQLPLSLDTPMEGVDGDTLYSEVPDEEADPARVVMRQVMDERLQNALSRLPVSFRETVLLTDIEGMSYDEAARVLGCAVGTIRSRLHRARVLMRNIMSGKPLPRGRRTLSPAIS; encoded by the coding sequence ATGCAACTGGCCGCAATCGCCCCGTACACCGATCACGCCATGAGGGCGCGGTTCGAGCAACTGATGCGCGATCACTATCGGAAGGCTTACACGTACGCCTATCGGATGACCGGGAGCCGCGAGGATGCCGAGGACCTGACGCAGGAGGCCTTCGTTCGCGCCTACCGGGCCATCGACCGGTACGACGAGACGCGGCCGTTTGATCGCTGGCTCTTTCGCATCATATCGAACCTCTTCGTGGACATGCTCCGCGCCCGCCCGCGCCAGTTGCCGCTCTCCCTCGATACGCCCATGGAGGGTGTCGACGGCGACACGCTTTACAGCGAGGTGCCCGACGAGGAGGCGGACCCCGCCCGCGTCGTCATGCGCCAGGTGATGGACGAGCGCCTGCAGAACGCGCTTAGCCGGCTTCCCGTGTCGTTCCGCGAGACCGTCCTGCTCACCGACATCGAGGGCATGTCCTACGACGAGGCCGCCCGCGTGCTCGGGTGCGCCGTCGGAACGATCCGCTCCCGCCTGCACCGCGCCCGGGTCCTGATGCGCAACATCATGTCTGGCAAGCCTCTCCCGCGCGGCCGCCGAACGCTGAGCCCGGCCATCTCGTAG
- a CDS encoding AI-2E family transporter, whose protein sequence is MSLEQPEHVGDPMVPRPTRSSRNRLWTLAAVGLLAAYFLWRVRAILPPFLIAFFLAALLDPLVSRLEARGIGRGRAVTSIFLLAFLFVVLAGMLLVHAVNQLSDFAQRLPAYSSELVERAQGIADDADRWYARRRKTLEPLGMTMPPSEYLSQRSGFVTATLGGILGATKDTFTGFLGQILWLVIIPLSLFYLLLEFPRVRARLLALVPASQRGDADRVSQEIVVIFSAYVRGLTKVCLMYGAAAFLLFTLLGLNYALFLSVAAGVLYAVPYVGPAVAIAGAVGMAATSPHVTAGFVLLVLGLMVAMQVTFDYLITPRVVGGSVGLHPLVNIFALMCGAALFGVWGMVLAVPVAASAQKLLALLCPSLVGVAPAVTSHAAVPAPLLESPPRDAAVSGPPESAAPIGAPKA, encoded by the coding sequence TTGTCCCTTGAGCAGCCCGAGCACGTCGGCGATCCGATGGTCCCCCGCCCGACGCGTTCGTCGCGGAACCGCCTCTGGACCCTGGCCGCCGTCGGACTGCTCGCCGCCTACTTCCTGTGGCGCGTGCGCGCAATCCTGCCGCCGTTCCTGATCGCCTTCTTCCTCGCCGCGCTGCTGGATCCGCTCGTCTCGCGGCTCGAGGCACGGGGCATCGGCCGCGGCCGCGCGGTCACTTCGATCTTCCTGCTCGCGTTTCTCTTCGTCGTCCTGGCGGGCATGCTGCTGGTGCACGCGGTGAACCAGCTCAGCGACTTCGCGCAGAGGCTGCCGGCCTATAGCAGCGAGTTGGTCGAGAGAGCCCAGGGCATCGCGGACGACGCGGACCGTTGGTACGCCCGGCGGCGCAAGACGCTCGAGCCTCTGGGCATGACGATGCCGCCGTCTGAGTACCTGAGCCAGCGATCCGGGTTCGTAACGGCGACTCTTGGCGGCATCCTTGGGGCCACGAAGGACACCTTCACGGGCTTCCTCGGCCAGATCCTCTGGCTCGTCATCATCCCGCTCTCGCTCTTCTATCTCCTGCTCGAGTTCCCAAGGGTGCGCGCGCGCCTGCTGGCGCTCGTCCCGGCCAGCCAACGCGGCGACGCCGACCGCGTAAGCCAGGAGATCGTGGTCATCTTCAGCGCCTACGTGCGAGGGCTCACGAAGGTGTGCCTCATGTACGGGGCCGCCGCATTCCTGCTCTTCACGCTGCTCGGGCTCAACTACGCCCTGTTCCTGAGCGTCGCGGCGGGCGTGCTCTACGCGGTGCCCTACGTCGGCCCGGCCGTCGCGATCGCCGGCGCGGTCGGGATGGCGGCAACGAGCCCCCACGTCACTGCCGGATTCGTCCTCCTCGTCCTGGGCCTGATGGTCGCGATGCAGGTGACGTTCGACTACCTCATCACCCCGCGCGTGGTCGGCGGGTCGGTGGGCCTGCATCCGCTCGTCAATATCTTCGCCCTCATGTGCGGCGCGGCACTGTTCGGCGTCTGGGGCATGGTGCTAGCGGTGCCGGTAGCGGCATCGGCGCAGAAGCTCCTCGCTCTGCTGTGCCCATCGCTGGTGGGGGTGGCGCCGGCGGTGACCTCGCATGCCGCGGTTCCAGCGCCGCTGTTGGAGTCACCGCCGCGCGACGCCGCCGTGTCGGGCCCGCCGGAGTCAGCGGCGCCGATCGGCGCGCCGAAAGCCTGA
- a CDS encoding YtxH domain-containing protein yields MDNQDNEKGVMLSVLAGIGIGVLVGAIAGLLFAPKPGPQTREEISNTLSDLGHKISDLSQQVATKVKSAVESGKQAVAEQVERSADEEQGQAPA; encoded by the coding sequence GTGGACAACCAAGACAACGAGAAGGGTGTGATGCTGAGCGTGCTCGCCGGCATCGGCATCGGCGTGCTGGTCGGCGCCATCGCGGGCCTGCTGTTCGCCCCGAAGCCCGGGCCGCAAACTCGGGAGGAGATCAGCAACACTCTGTCGGACCTGGGACACAAGATCAGCGACCTCAGCCAGCAGGTGGCGACCAAGGTCAAGAGCGCCGTCGAGAGCGGCAAGCAGGCCGTCGCCGAGCAGGTGGAGCGGAGCGCGGACGAGGAGCAAGGGCAGGCGCCCGCCTGA
- the mnmA gene encoding tRNA 2-thiouridine(34) synthase MnmA, which yields MPAGGGDAVPGRTTVVAAMSGGVDSAVTAALLKRQGHDVIGITLQIWQEHAEQGRHGGCCSLGAVEDARRAANRIGIPHYVLNFRGHFARQVIDRFVAEYAAGRTPNPCVECNRSVKFDELMRQARALGADYLATGHYARVRRGERTGRHELLCARDAAKDQSYALYSLTQDQLAHTLLPLGELEGKAETRRIARELGLSVADKPDSQEICFVPRAGYTRFLAERAPATQAPGPIVDTLGRHRGQHSGIGNYTVGQRKRLPASTDGPLYVVGLCPESNTVVVGSDGDLYERHLRVRALNWVSVVGLAGPLDVWARIRYNATAAPATVRPADAPDAVLCTFAEPQRAVTPGQAAVFYSGDVVVGGGTIERAGIT from the coding sequence ATGCCGGCGGGCGGAGGTGACGCGGTGCCGGGCAGAACGACGGTGGTTGCGGCGATGAGCGGGGGGGTGGACAGCGCGGTGACGGCGGCACTGCTGAAGCGGCAGGGGCACGATGTCATCGGGATCACGCTGCAGATATGGCAGGAGCATGCCGAGCAGGGCCGCCACGGCGGCTGCTGCTCGCTCGGGGCGGTCGAGGACGCGCGGCGCGCCGCCAACCGCATCGGCATCCCCCACTACGTACTGAACTTCCGCGGCCATTTCGCGCGCCAGGTGATCGATCGGTTCGTGGCCGAGTACGCGGCGGGGCGAACCCCGAACCCCTGCGTGGAGTGCAACCGCAGCGTCAAGTTCGATGAGCTGATGCGCCAGGCGAGGGCACTCGGCGCGGACTACCTCGCCACTGGCCACTACGCCCGCGTGCGCCGCGGCGAGCGCACGGGGCGCCACGAGCTCCTGTGCGCGCGCGATGCCGCCAAGGACCAGTCCTACGCACTCTACAGCCTTACCCAGGACCAACTTGCCCACACCCTGCTGCCGCTTGGCGAGCTGGAGGGCAAGGCGGAGACGCGCCGCATCGCCCGGGAGCTCGGGCTGAGCGTCGCCGACAAGCCGGACAGCCAGGAGATCTGCTTCGTGCCGCGCGCGGGCTACACGCGCTTCCTGGCGGAGCGTGCCCCGGCCACGCAGGCGCCCGGGCCCATCGTGGACACGCTCGGACGCCACCGCGGCCAGCACTCGGGCATCGGCAACTACACGGTGGGTCAGCGCAAGCGGCTCCCGGCCAGCACCGACGGCCCGCTCTACGTGGTGGGGCTATGCCCGGAGAGCAACACCGTGGTGGTCGGCTCGGACGGCGACCTCTACGAGCGGCACCTGCGAGTCCGCGCGCTGAACTGGGTGTCCGTGGTGGGGCTGGCCGGCCCGCTTGATGTTTGGGCTCGCATTCGCTATAATGCCACTGCCGCGCCGGCTACGGTGCGGCCCGCCGACGCGCCGGACGCGGTGCTGTGCACCTTCGCGGAGCCGCAACGCGCCGTGACGCCTGGCCAGGCCGCCGTGTTCTACAGCGGCGACGTCGTGGTGGGCGGCGGCACCATCGAGCGCGCCGGTATCACGTAA
- the purE gene encoding 5-(carboxyamino)imidazole ribonucleotide mutase, which yields MQPLVGVVMGSRSDWEVMANAVRTLESLGVPHDVRVLSAHRTPAQLAEWVSGAEDRGIRVFIAAAGGAAHLAGVVAAQTLLPVLGVPMESRALSGIDSLLSMVQMPAGVPVGTLAIGKAGAVNAALLAAQILALQREDIREAIERHRAEQARAVLEHPDPREPAG from the coding sequence ATGCAGCCCCTCGTCGGCGTGGTCATGGGCTCCCGCTCAGACTGGGAGGTCATGGCGAACGCCGTTCGGACCCTGGAATCCCTCGGCGTTCCCCACGATGTGCGCGTCCTGTCGGCGCACCGCACGCCGGCGCAGCTTGCCGAGTGGGTCTCGGGCGCCGAAGATCGCGGGATTCGCGTGTTCATTGCCGCGGCGGGCGGCGCTGCCCACCTGGCCGGCGTCGTGGCGGCGCAGACGCTGCTGCCCGTGCTCGGAGTGCCGATGGAGTCGCGTGCCCTCAGCGGCATAGACTCGCTGCTCTCGATGGTGCAGATGCCGGCCGGCGTCCCCGTGGGAACGCTCGCCATCGGCAAGGCGGGCGCGGTCAACGCGGCGCTCCTGGCCGCCCAGATCCTGGCGCTTCAGCGCGAGGACATCCGCGAGGCGATCGAGCGCCATCGAGCCGAACAGGCGCGCGCGGTCCTCGAGCACCCGGACCCGCGGGAGCCTGCAGGATGA
- a CDS encoding family 10 glycosylhydrolase: MTGAGRGLAAAAALGALAALPASPGASSAEARRLQVPPVRREFRAAWVATVANIDWPSRPGLPVATQKAELAAIVERAGRLHLNAIVLQVRPACDAIYRSTIEPWSEYLTGRMGQAPRPDYDPLAHAIALAHRRGIEIHAWFNPYRAHHPSADGPIAPDHVSREHPELVRRYGRHLWLDPGDPRVIDYSLSVVLDVVRRYDIDGVHIDDYFYPYKEKDSRGRVIPFPDDATWRRYRQGGGKLARDDWRRENVNQFVRRLYSEVKAAKPWVKVGVSPFGIWRPGYPAQIQGFDAYAELYADARLWLRSGWLDYCSPQLYWPVAQRAQSYPVLLGWWLSQNVAGRHVWPGNYASRVGDGSRTAWQASEILDQIACTRDAPGATGNIQFSMKALMPSSGPLGARLVAGPYADVALVPPCPWLSSERPGAPRVTVLAPGGTGALRLAIAGSGPDVPRLWVVQSLVGDRWSTRVVSAGEAQVRLAGGAGADPGSSVAVSAVDRFGNQSEPTIVSLAASGRFAGPDEGGAVSEDR, translated from the coding sequence ATGACGGGCGCCGGGCGCGGCCTGGCCGCCGCGGCCGCTCTGGGGGCGCTGGCAGCCCTGCCCGCCTCGCCCGGCGCGAGCTCCGCCGAGGCCCGGCGGCTCCAGGTCCCGCCGGTGCGCCGCGAGTTCCGGGCGGCCTGGGTGGCCACGGTGGCGAACATCGACTGGCCCTCCCGTCCCGGCTTGCCGGTCGCCACACAGAAGGCCGAGCTCGCCGCGATCGTGGAGCGCGCCGGGCGACTGCACCTGAACGCCATCGTCCTTCAGGTGCGGCCGGCCTGCGACGCCATCTATCGCTCCACCATCGAGCCCTGGTCCGAGTACCTGACCGGCCGCATGGGGCAGGCCCCGCGCCCCGACTACGACCCGCTGGCCCACGCCATTGCGCTGGCGCATCGCCGCGGCATCGAGATCCACGCCTGGTTTAACCCGTACCGCGCCCATCACCCGTCGGCCGACGGGCCGATCGCGCCAGACCATGTCAGCCGGGAGCACCCGGAGCTCGTGCGCCGCTACGGCCGCCACCTCTGGCTGGATCCAGGCGACCCACGCGTGATCGACTACTCGTTGTCGGTGGTGCTCGACGTCGTCCGCCGCTACGACATCGATGGCGTCCACATCGATGACTACTTCTACCCTTACAAGGAGAAGGACTCGCGCGGGCGTGTCATCCCGTTCCCCGACGATGCCACGTGGCGCCGCTATCGGCAAGGTGGTGGCAAGCTTGCCCGCGATGACTGGCGGCGCGAGAACGTTAACCAGTTTGTGCGCCGCCTCTACTCCGAGGTGAAGGCTGCCAAGCCGTGGGTGAAGGTCGGCGTGAGCCCGTTCGGTATCTGGCGACCCGGCTACCCCGCGCAGATACAGGGATTCGACGCGTACGCCGAGCTCTACGCAGATGCGCGCCTCTGGCTGCGCAGCGGTTGGCTCGACTACTGCTCGCCGCAGCTCTACTGGCCCGTGGCGCAGCGCGCGCAGAGCTACCCGGTCCTGCTCGGGTGGTGGCTCTCGCAGAACGTGGCGGGCCGCCACGTGTGGCCCGGCAACTATGCCAGCCGCGTGGGTGACGGCTCCAGGACCGCGTGGCAGGCGAGCGAGATCCTCGACCAGATCGCGTGTACGCGCGACGCGCCTGGCGCGACCGGCAACATACAGTTCAGCATGAAGGCGCTCATGCCGTCGAGCGGGCCGCTCGGCGCCAGGCTCGTCGCGGGCCCGTACGCCGACGTGGCTCTCGTGCCGCCCTGCCCGTGGTTGAGCTCAGAGCGGCCCGGCGCCCCGCGGGTCACCGTGCTTGCGCCGGGCGGCACGGGCGCGCTCCGTCTGGCCATCGCAGGCAGCGGGCCGGACGTCCCGCGGCTGTGGGTCGTGCAGTCGTTGGTCGGGGACCGGTGGTCCACGCGTGTGGTGTCGGCGGGTGAGGCTCAGGTCCGTCTGGCCGGGGGGGCAGGCGCCGACCCCGGCTCGAGTGTCGCCGTTTCAGCGGTGGACCGCTTCGGCAATCAGAGCGAGCCGACGATCGTGTCACTCGCGGCAAGTGGCCGCTTCGCCGGCCCGGACGAAGGCGGCGCCGTCAGCGAGGACCGCTGA